A window from Montipora capricornis isolate CH-2021 chromosome 7, ASM3666992v2, whole genome shotgun sequence encodes these proteins:
- the LOC138056447 gene encoding uncharacterized protein isoform X1 gives MSCARPSCDVDSSKSFLLKNLTHRSSTFNVNNNGSSALLKKSLSSYNGHCCELSSDENKASVLGRSHKATFIQSKMPESSWNDVSPPTNGDHFAMLFNNHGNDFKPVAVVNGCVKEESPATFNGFHEMEANKATLEKTVGHGRPRCHHSEPTRIRSYSESAPGSQGRCGRLYERIQSPVKPGPLGTSREESNGHLFLPMEIALLGDPSDGLQKGICPSEERKNVLLCYRQSHSPEVTPQPGLFSVTVDQHQSLRPFRNKNRSFPDFRKAEKMCFREEFVIESSETVKQHLEVAKERKLEYARVNDWNSCWDSLGDSSRVQEEEKIFELLRNNGPMAATDIAASTGFETENQVNHYLFYLYKKGHVKINGGNPPLWTLRDSFRQQCPRRPGVIGAERKHEAFFRRRNHSDDICERPRRHSFHSYESKQRQEPRVLDNTKPWMRSNGVHCPNFSERISPFFCKLCKLPFPTDGQFEEHLRSTKHQNKVAKYNAVPYKKFCEYCKVHLNSESQANEHFNSGRHEQTVAKSQKAPPKQHLPLVSSTQELNLDCTTRTEPYVYQLELHRKAMITNAVFFLPTGTGKTLVAALVIAHMLKLNPSRQVVFLVDRVLLVLQQSDYLRRELSHIQVADEGTSNSFNGTRPIRIGAVCGEMRKLEGNARIYEQDVLIITADCYRNHLNNGTLRFDDVSLIVLDEAHHCNKDHPYNVIVRDFYLREDDLLGHRPKVLGLTASPAGELSLDKTTKRLQRLLGNLGDAKLLNVSSCTQELDGKTTKALPECIPASYTQSEEDLKDILVEYVTRAFNMTVRLSEMKDYKDIFQPSSGGLFSIDDIHPVLRVIDNIVLSRPESNALSALLHFQFICEALCALQECGEQVALEHMTELAEEGCPHGFEWAKNMGLPSEKLCSYLEQYLISGFSWRPDLSGIASAADQLVERLSPDSWFGANSVSSACVLVLVTRRRTAYHLSNYLSNSPELQAHGIRTAWLEGQRVSLDNEELAVFKHGEIVQQIRDGLVQIVVSTTASKENLDIPSCQMVVQMNPPSSAQALTQMRARGQAVRFVCISRNYEQAKKIEDLLRREDNMKRAVRMINGF, from the exons CAACGTTTATCCAGTCAAAGATGCCTGAATCGTCTTGGAACGACGTGAGTCCACCCACTAATGGTGACCACTTCGCTATGCTCTTCAATAATCACGGAAATGATTTCAAACCGGTTGCTGTTGTTAATGGCTGCGTCAAAGAAGAAAGTCCGGCAACTTTCAATGGTTTCCATGAAATGGAGGCGAACAAAGCGACGCTTGAGAAGACTGTTGGACACGGAAGACCCCGATGTCATCATTCGGAACCAACTCGAATTCGCTCGTATAGCGAGTCTGCTCCTGGAAGTCAAGGCCGATGTGGTCGATTATATGAGAGGATTCAAAGTCCAGTG AAACCGGGGCCCTTGGGAACATCAAGAGAGGAGTCAAATGGCCACCTCTTTTTGCCGATGGAAATAGCACTTCTTGGAGACCCCTCAGACGGCCTACAGAAGGGAATCTGTCCTTCTGAAGAgcggaaaaatgttttgctgtGTTACCGACAATCACATTCACCCGAGGTTACCCCTCAACCCGGACTCTTCAGTGTCACAGTTGATCAGCATCAGTCGCTTCGTCCTTTCCGTAATAAGAACAGGTCTTTCCCTGATTTTAGAAAGGCAGAAAAAATGTGTTTCCGAGAGGAATTCGTAATAGAAAGTTCTGAGACTGTTAAACAGCATCTCGAGGTAGCGAAGGAGAGAAAACTCGAATATGCTCGTGTGAATGATTGGAATTCCTGTTGGGATTCATTAGGTGATTCATCGCGCGTCCAAGAAGAGGAGAAGATTTTCGAATTGTTAAGAAACAATGGACCGATGGCAGCAACAGACATTGCCGCCTCAACGGGCTTTGAGACAGAAAATCAAGTCAACCACTATCTGTTTTATCTTTACAAGAAAGGGCATGTTAAAATTAATGGAGGCAACCCGCCGCTCTGGACCCTTCGTGATTCGTTTCGTCAACAGTGTCCCAGGCGTCCTGGGGTGATTGGCGCAGAACGAAAACATGAGGCATTTTTCCGAAGAAGAAACCACAGTGATGACATCTGTGAACGACCAAGAAGGCACTCATTCCACTCCTATGAAAGCAAACAACGACAGGAACCTCGAGTATTGGATAATACGAAGCCGTGGATGAGATCGAACGGCGTTCACTGTCCGAATTTCAGCGAACGAATTTCGCCGTTTTTTTGCAAGTTATGCAAACTTCCGTTTCCAACAGATGGTCAATTTGAAGAACACCTTCGAAGCACAAAGCATCAAAACAAGGTAGCAAAGTACAACGCAGTTCCTTACAAGAAGTTTTGCGAATATTGCAAGGTGCATCTGAACTCGGAATCCCAGGCCAACGAGCATTTCAACAGTGGCAGACACGAGCAAACTGTCGCAAAGTCGCAAAAGGCACCTCCCAAACAGCATCTGCCCCTGGTGTCGTCCACACAGGAGCTTAACTTGGACTGCACCACGAGAACCGAACCGTATGTTTACCAGCTGGAATTGCACAGAAAAGCAATGATAACAAACGCGGTGTTCTTCTTGCCAACGGGAACGGGGAAAACCTTGGTTGCTGCTTTAGTCATTGCTCACATGCTTAAGCTTAATCCGTCGCGCCAAGTGGTGTTCCTTGTCGATCGTGTCTTGCTTGTTCTTCAGCAGAGTGACTATCTGAGAAGAGAATTATCGCATATTCAAGTCGCAGACGAAGGGACTTCCAACTCGTTCAACGGTACGCGGCCCATTCGCATCGGTGCAGTGTGCGGTGAAATGAGGAAGCTGGAAGGCAATGCTCGTATCTATGAACAAGATGTACTTATCATAACAGCTGACTGCTATCGAAACCACCTTAATAACGGGACGCTTCGTTTTGATGACGTTTCGCTCATCGTTCTTGACGAAGCCCATCATTGTAACAAAGACCATCCTTACAACGTTATCGTAAGGGACTTCTACCTTCGAGAGGATGATCTACTTGGTCATCGACCGAAAGTCCTGGGCCTGACAGCGTCTCCAGCTGGTGAGCTATCCCTGGATAAGACCACAAAAAGGTTACAGCGCCTCCTGGGAAATTTAGGCGATGCAAAGCTCTTGAATGTGTCAAGCTGCACGCAGGAGCTGGACGGAAAAACAACCAAGGCTCTTCCTGAGTGTATCCCAGCTTCATACACACAATCGGAAGAGGACTTAAAGGACATCCTAGTGGAATACGTCACCAGGGCCTTCAACATGACTGTTCGTTTAAGTGAGATGAAGGACTATAAGGACATCTTCCAGCCCTCGTCAGGGGGTCTCTTTAGCATCGATGACATCCATCCTGTTCTTCGTGTGATCGATAACATCGTTCTCTCAAGACCCGAGTCCAATGCGTTGAGCGCCCTGCTGCATTTCCAGTTTATTTGTGAAGCTCTTTGCGCGCTGCAGGAATGCGGAGAGCAAGTAGCATTGGAACATATGACAGAGCTTGCAGAGGAAGGATGCCCTCACGGGTTTGAATGGGCAAAGAATATGGGCCTGCCTTCTGAGAAACTCTGCTCGTATTTAGAGCAATACCTCATTTCAG GTTTCTCCTGGAGACCCGACCTTTCTGGTATAGCGTCTGCGGCGGATCAACTTGTCGAGCGCTTATCACCGGACAGCTGGTTTGGAGCGAATAGTGTCAGCAGCGCATGCGTTCTCGTTTTGGTTACTCGGCGACGAACAGCTTACCACCTGTCAAATTACTTATCGAACTCCCCGGAACTGCAAGCGCATGGCATAAGGACCGCTTGGCTGGAAGGTCAACGAGTTAGCTTAGATAATGAGG AACTAGCGGTTTTCAAGCATGGGGAAATTGTCCAACAAATTCGCGATGGCTTAGTTCAAATTGTCGTATCTACTACTGCGTCCAAAGAGAATCTTGATATCCCGAGTTGTCAAATGGTGGTCCAAATGAATCCCCCGAGCTCGGCTCAAGCGCTCACGCAAATGCGAGCTCGCGGCCAGGCTGTAAGGTTTGTTTGCATCTCTAGAAACTATGAGCAAGCCAAGAAAATTGAAGATCTGTTAAGACGAGAAGATAATATGAAACGCGCTGTAAGAATGATAAACGGGTTTTAG
- the LOC138056447 gene encoding uncharacterized protein isoform X4, whose translation MFLLHATFIQSKMPESSWNDVSPPTNGDHFAMLFNNHGNDFKPVAVVNGCVKEESPATFNGFHEMEANKATLEKTVGHGRPRCHHSEPTRIRSYSESAPGSQGRCGRLYERIQSPVKPGPLGTSREESNGHLFLPMEIALLGDPSDGLQKGICPSEERKNVLLCYRQSHSPEVTPQPGLFSVTVDQHQSLRPFRNKNRSFPDFRKAEKMCFREEFVIESSETVKQHLEVAKERKLEYARVNDWNSCWDSLGDSSRVQEEEKIFELLRNNGPMAATDIAASTGFETENQVNHYLFYLYKKGHVKINGGNPPLWTLRDSFRQQCPRRPGVIGAERKHEAFFRRRNHSDDICERPRRHSFHSYESKQRQEPRVLDNTKPWMRSNGVHCPNFSERISPFFCKLCKLPFPTDGQFEEHLRSTKHQNKVAKYNAVPYKKFCEYCKVHLNSESQANEHFNSGRHEQTVAKSQKAPPKQHLPLVSSTQELNLDCTTRTEPYVYQLELHRKAMITNAVFFLPTGTGKTLVAALVIAHMLKLNPSRQVVFLVDRVLLVLQQSDYLRRELSHIQVADEGTSNSFNGTRPIRIGAVCGEMRKLEGNARIYEQDVLIITADCYRNHLNNGTLRFDDVSLIVLDEAHHCNKDHPYNVIVRDFYLREDDLLGHRPKVLGLTASPAGELSLDKTTKRLQRLLGNLGDAKLLNVSSCTQELDGKTTKALPECIPASYTQSEEDLKDILVEYVTRAFNMTVRLSEMKDYKDIFQPSSGGLFSIDDIHPVLRVIDNIVLSRPESNALSALLHFQFICEALCALQECGEQVALEHMTELAEEGCPHGFEWAKNMGLPSEKLCSYLEQYLISGFSWRPDLSGIASAADQLVERLSPDSWFGANSVSSACVLVLVTRRRTAYHLSNYLSNSPELQAHGIRTAWLEGQRVSLDNEELAVFKHGEIVQQIRDGLVQIVVSTTASKENLDIPSCQMVVQMNPPSSAQALTQMRARGQAVRFVCISRNYEQAKKIEDLLRREDNMKRAVRMINGF comes from the exons ATGTTTCTATTGCATG CAACGTTTATCCAGTCAAAGATGCCTGAATCGTCTTGGAACGACGTGAGTCCACCCACTAATGGTGACCACTTCGCTATGCTCTTCAATAATCACGGAAATGATTTCAAACCGGTTGCTGTTGTTAATGGCTGCGTCAAAGAAGAAAGTCCGGCAACTTTCAATGGTTTCCATGAAATGGAGGCGAACAAAGCGACGCTTGAGAAGACTGTTGGACACGGAAGACCCCGATGTCATCATTCGGAACCAACTCGAATTCGCTCGTATAGCGAGTCTGCTCCTGGAAGTCAAGGCCGATGTGGTCGATTATATGAGAGGATTCAAAGTCCAGTG AAACCGGGGCCCTTGGGAACATCAAGAGAGGAGTCAAATGGCCACCTCTTTTTGCCGATGGAAATAGCACTTCTTGGAGACCCCTCAGACGGCCTACAGAAGGGAATCTGTCCTTCTGAAGAgcggaaaaatgttttgctgtGTTACCGACAATCACATTCACCCGAGGTTACCCCTCAACCCGGACTCTTCAGTGTCACAGTTGATCAGCATCAGTCGCTTCGTCCTTTCCGTAATAAGAACAGGTCTTTCCCTGATTTTAGAAAGGCAGAAAAAATGTGTTTCCGAGAGGAATTCGTAATAGAAAGTTCTGAGACTGTTAAACAGCATCTCGAGGTAGCGAAGGAGAGAAAACTCGAATATGCTCGTGTGAATGATTGGAATTCCTGTTGGGATTCATTAGGTGATTCATCGCGCGTCCAAGAAGAGGAGAAGATTTTCGAATTGTTAAGAAACAATGGACCGATGGCAGCAACAGACATTGCCGCCTCAACGGGCTTTGAGACAGAAAATCAAGTCAACCACTATCTGTTTTATCTTTACAAGAAAGGGCATGTTAAAATTAATGGAGGCAACCCGCCGCTCTGGACCCTTCGTGATTCGTTTCGTCAACAGTGTCCCAGGCGTCCTGGGGTGATTGGCGCAGAACGAAAACATGAGGCATTTTTCCGAAGAAGAAACCACAGTGATGACATCTGTGAACGACCAAGAAGGCACTCATTCCACTCCTATGAAAGCAAACAACGACAGGAACCTCGAGTATTGGATAATACGAAGCCGTGGATGAGATCGAACGGCGTTCACTGTCCGAATTTCAGCGAACGAATTTCGCCGTTTTTTTGCAAGTTATGCAAACTTCCGTTTCCAACAGATGGTCAATTTGAAGAACACCTTCGAAGCACAAAGCATCAAAACAAGGTAGCAAAGTACAACGCAGTTCCTTACAAGAAGTTTTGCGAATATTGCAAGGTGCATCTGAACTCGGAATCCCAGGCCAACGAGCATTTCAACAGTGGCAGACACGAGCAAACTGTCGCAAAGTCGCAAAAGGCACCTCCCAAACAGCATCTGCCCCTGGTGTCGTCCACACAGGAGCTTAACTTGGACTGCACCACGAGAACCGAACCGTATGTTTACCAGCTGGAATTGCACAGAAAAGCAATGATAACAAACGCGGTGTTCTTCTTGCCAACGGGAACGGGGAAAACCTTGGTTGCTGCTTTAGTCATTGCTCACATGCTTAAGCTTAATCCGTCGCGCCAAGTGGTGTTCCTTGTCGATCGTGTCTTGCTTGTTCTTCAGCAGAGTGACTATCTGAGAAGAGAATTATCGCATATTCAAGTCGCAGACGAAGGGACTTCCAACTCGTTCAACGGTACGCGGCCCATTCGCATCGGTGCAGTGTGCGGTGAAATGAGGAAGCTGGAAGGCAATGCTCGTATCTATGAACAAGATGTACTTATCATAACAGCTGACTGCTATCGAAACCACCTTAATAACGGGACGCTTCGTTTTGATGACGTTTCGCTCATCGTTCTTGACGAAGCCCATCATTGTAACAAAGACCATCCTTACAACGTTATCGTAAGGGACTTCTACCTTCGAGAGGATGATCTACTTGGTCATCGACCGAAAGTCCTGGGCCTGACAGCGTCTCCAGCTGGTGAGCTATCCCTGGATAAGACCACAAAAAGGTTACAGCGCCTCCTGGGAAATTTAGGCGATGCAAAGCTCTTGAATGTGTCAAGCTGCACGCAGGAGCTGGACGGAAAAACAACCAAGGCTCTTCCTGAGTGTATCCCAGCTTCATACACACAATCGGAAGAGGACTTAAAGGACATCCTAGTGGAATACGTCACCAGGGCCTTCAACATGACTGTTCGTTTAAGTGAGATGAAGGACTATAAGGACATCTTCCAGCCCTCGTCAGGGGGTCTCTTTAGCATCGATGACATCCATCCTGTTCTTCGTGTGATCGATAACATCGTTCTCTCAAGACCCGAGTCCAATGCGTTGAGCGCCCTGCTGCATTTCCAGTTTATTTGTGAAGCTCTTTGCGCGCTGCAGGAATGCGGAGAGCAAGTAGCATTGGAACATATGACAGAGCTTGCAGAGGAAGGATGCCCTCACGGGTTTGAATGGGCAAAGAATATGGGCCTGCCTTCTGAGAAACTCTGCTCGTATTTAGAGCAATACCTCATTTCAG GTTTCTCCTGGAGACCCGACCTTTCTGGTATAGCGTCTGCGGCGGATCAACTTGTCGAGCGCTTATCACCGGACAGCTGGTTTGGAGCGAATAGTGTCAGCAGCGCATGCGTTCTCGTTTTGGTTACTCGGCGACGAACAGCTTACCACCTGTCAAATTACTTATCGAACTCCCCGGAACTGCAAGCGCATGGCATAAGGACCGCTTGGCTGGAAGGTCAACGAGTTAGCTTAGATAATGAGG AACTAGCGGTTTTCAAGCATGGGGAAATTGTCCAACAAATTCGCGATGGCTTAGTTCAAATTGTCGTATCTACTACTGCGTCCAAAGAGAATCTTGATATCCCGAGTTGTCAAATGGTGGTCCAAATGAATCCCCCGAGCTCGGCTCAAGCGCTCACGCAAATGCGAGCTCGCGGCCAGGCTGTAAGGTTTGTTTGCATCTCTAGAAACTATGAGCAAGCCAAGAAAATTGAAGATCTGTTAAGACGAGAAGATAATATGAAACGCGCTGTAAGAATGATAAACGGGTTTTAG
- the LOC138056447 gene encoding uncharacterized protein isoform X5, translating to MPESSWNDVSPPTNGDHFAMLFNNHGNDFKPVAVVNGCVKEESPATFNGFHEMEANKATLEKTVGHGRPRCHHSEPTRIRSYSESAPGSQGRCGRLYERIQSPVKPGPLGTSREESNGHLFLPMEIALLGDPSDGLQKGICPSEERKNVLLCYRQSHSPEVTPQPGLFSVTVDQHQSLRPFRNKNRSFPDFRKAEKMCFREEFVIESSETVKQHLEVAKERKLEYARVNDWNSCWDSLGDSSRVQEEEKIFELLRNNGPMAATDIAASTGFETENQVNHYLFYLYKKGHVKINGGNPPLWTLRDSFRQQCPRRPGVIGAERKHEAFFRRRNHSDDICERPRRHSFHSYESKQRQEPRVLDNTKPWMRSNGVHCPNFSERISPFFCKLCKLPFPTDGQFEEHLRSTKHQNKVAKYNAVPYKKFCEYCKVHLNSESQANEHFNSGRHEQTVAKSQKAPPKQHLPLVSSTQELNLDCTTRTEPYVYQLELHRKAMITNAVFFLPTGTGKTLVAALVIAHMLKLNPSRQVVFLVDRVLLVLQQSDYLRRELSHIQVADEGTSNSFNGTRPIRIGAVCGEMRKLEGNARIYEQDVLIITADCYRNHLNNGTLRFDDVSLIVLDEAHHCNKDHPYNVIVRDFYLREDDLLGHRPKVLGLTASPAGELSLDKTTKRLQRLLGNLGDAKLLNVSSCTQELDGKTTKALPECIPASYTQSEEDLKDILVEYVTRAFNMTVRLSEMKDYKDIFQPSSGGLFSIDDIHPVLRVIDNIVLSRPESNALSALLHFQFICEALCALQECGEQVALEHMTELAEEGCPHGFEWAKNMGLPSEKLCSYLEQYLISGFSWRPDLSGIASAADQLVERLSPDSWFGANSVSSACVLVLVTRRRTAYHLSNYLSNSPELQAHGIRTAWLEGQRVSLDNEELAVFKHGEIVQQIRDGLVQIVVSTTASKENLDIPSCQMVVQMNPPSSAQALTQMRARGQAVRFVCISRNYEQAKKIEDLLRREDNMKRAVRMINGF from the exons ATGCCTGAATCGTCTTGGAACGACGTGAGTCCACCCACTAATGGTGACCACTTCGCTATGCTCTTCAATAATCACGGAAATGATTTCAAACCGGTTGCTGTTGTTAATGGCTGCGTCAAAGAAGAAAGTCCGGCAACTTTCAATGGTTTCCATGAAATGGAGGCGAACAAAGCGACGCTTGAGAAGACTGTTGGACACGGAAGACCCCGATGTCATCATTCGGAACCAACTCGAATTCGCTCGTATAGCGAGTCTGCTCCTGGAAGTCAAGGCCGATGTGGTCGATTATATGAGAGGATTCAAAGTCCAGTG AAACCGGGGCCCTTGGGAACATCAAGAGAGGAGTCAAATGGCCACCTCTTTTTGCCGATGGAAATAGCACTTCTTGGAGACCCCTCAGACGGCCTACAGAAGGGAATCTGTCCTTCTGAAGAgcggaaaaatgttttgctgtGTTACCGACAATCACATTCACCCGAGGTTACCCCTCAACCCGGACTCTTCAGTGTCACAGTTGATCAGCATCAGTCGCTTCGTCCTTTCCGTAATAAGAACAGGTCTTTCCCTGATTTTAGAAAGGCAGAAAAAATGTGTTTCCGAGAGGAATTCGTAATAGAAAGTTCTGAGACTGTTAAACAGCATCTCGAGGTAGCGAAGGAGAGAAAACTCGAATATGCTCGTGTGAATGATTGGAATTCCTGTTGGGATTCATTAGGTGATTCATCGCGCGTCCAAGAAGAGGAGAAGATTTTCGAATTGTTAAGAAACAATGGACCGATGGCAGCAACAGACATTGCCGCCTCAACGGGCTTTGAGACAGAAAATCAAGTCAACCACTATCTGTTTTATCTTTACAAGAAAGGGCATGTTAAAATTAATGGAGGCAACCCGCCGCTCTGGACCCTTCGTGATTCGTTTCGTCAACAGTGTCCCAGGCGTCCTGGGGTGATTGGCGCAGAACGAAAACATGAGGCATTTTTCCGAAGAAGAAACCACAGTGATGACATCTGTGAACGACCAAGAAGGCACTCATTCCACTCCTATGAAAGCAAACAACGACAGGAACCTCGAGTATTGGATAATACGAAGCCGTGGATGAGATCGAACGGCGTTCACTGTCCGAATTTCAGCGAACGAATTTCGCCGTTTTTTTGCAAGTTATGCAAACTTCCGTTTCCAACAGATGGTCAATTTGAAGAACACCTTCGAAGCACAAAGCATCAAAACAAGGTAGCAAAGTACAACGCAGTTCCTTACAAGAAGTTTTGCGAATATTGCAAGGTGCATCTGAACTCGGAATCCCAGGCCAACGAGCATTTCAACAGTGGCAGACACGAGCAAACTGTCGCAAAGTCGCAAAAGGCACCTCCCAAACAGCATCTGCCCCTGGTGTCGTCCACACAGGAGCTTAACTTGGACTGCACCACGAGAACCGAACCGTATGTTTACCAGCTGGAATTGCACAGAAAAGCAATGATAACAAACGCGGTGTTCTTCTTGCCAACGGGAACGGGGAAAACCTTGGTTGCTGCTTTAGTCATTGCTCACATGCTTAAGCTTAATCCGTCGCGCCAAGTGGTGTTCCTTGTCGATCGTGTCTTGCTTGTTCTTCAGCAGAGTGACTATCTGAGAAGAGAATTATCGCATATTCAAGTCGCAGACGAAGGGACTTCCAACTCGTTCAACGGTACGCGGCCCATTCGCATCGGTGCAGTGTGCGGTGAAATGAGGAAGCTGGAAGGCAATGCTCGTATCTATGAACAAGATGTACTTATCATAACAGCTGACTGCTATCGAAACCACCTTAATAACGGGACGCTTCGTTTTGATGACGTTTCGCTCATCGTTCTTGACGAAGCCCATCATTGTAACAAAGACCATCCTTACAACGTTATCGTAAGGGACTTCTACCTTCGAGAGGATGATCTACTTGGTCATCGACCGAAAGTCCTGGGCCTGACAGCGTCTCCAGCTGGTGAGCTATCCCTGGATAAGACCACAAAAAGGTTACAGCGCCTCCTGGGAAATTTAGGCGATGCAAAGCTCTTGAATGTGTCAAGCTGCACGCAGGAGCTGGACGGAAAAACAACCAAGGCTCTTCCTGAGTGTATCCCAGCTTCATACACACAATCGGAAGAGGACTTAAAGGACATCCTAGTGGAATACGTCACCAGGGCCTTCAACATGACTGTTCGTTTAAGTGAGATGAAGGACTATAAGGACATCTTCCAGCCCTCGTCAGGGGGTCTCTTTAGCATCGATGACATCCATCCTGTTCTTCGTGTGATCGATAACATCGTTCTCTCAAGACCCGAGTCCAATGCGTTGAGCGCCCTGCTGCATTTCCAGTTTATTTGTGAAGCTCTTTGCGCGCTGCAGGAATGCGGAGAGCAAGTAGCATTGGAACATATGACAGAGCTTGCAGAGGAAGGATGCCCTCACGGGTTTGAATGGGCAAAGAATATGGGCCTGCCTTCTGAGAAACTCTGCTCGTATTTAGAGCAATACCTCATTTCAG GTTTCTCCTGGAGACCCGACCTTTCTGGTATAGCGTCTGCGGCGGATCAACTTGTCGAGCGCTTATCACCGGACAGCTGGTTTGGAGCGAATAGTGTCAGCAGCGCATGCGTTCTCGTTTTGGTTACTCGGCGACGAACAGCTTACCACCTGTCAAATTACTTATCGAACTCCCCGGAACTGCAAGCGCATGGCATAAGGACCGCTTGGCTGGAAGGTCAACGAGTTAGCTTAGATAATGAGG AACTAGCGGTTTTCAAGCATGGGGAAATTGTCCAACAAATTCGCGATGGCTTAGTTCAAATTGTCGTATCTACTACTGCGTCCAAAGAGAATCTTGATATCCCGAGTTGTCAAATGGTGGTCCAAATGAATCCCCCGAGCTCGGCTCAAGCGCTCACGCAAATGCGAGCTCGCGGCCAGGCTGTAAGGTTTGTTTGCATCTCTAGAAACTATGAGCAAGCCAAGAAAATTGAAGATCTGTTAAGACGAGAAGATAATATGAAACGCGCTGTAAGAATGATAAACGGGTTTTAG